In the genome of Natronomonas salina, the window CCGGGTGCTCGACGACACGCCGGCGGTCGAGTGCGGCGGTCCGGGGATCAACGCCCCGGAGCGCGTCGCCGAGACGATCCTCGAGGCCGCGTCGGCCGACAGTCCCGCCCCGGCCTACTACGTCGGCCGGCTGTCGCTGCTCGGGAGCCTCGTCGGCGGCGCCGTCAAAGGGCGGGCCCGCGACGCCGTCTCGCGGGCCGGCATCAGGGCACTCGCCAGCGAACCGGCGCAGCGACTCCTGGAGTCCCGTCGCTAGCCATTGCCGGCCTCCTCCGTTCCGAACGCGAGGTCGTGCTCCGACGGGACTCGTTCGACGCCGGTGTTGCAGGACTCGCACGTCGCCAGGTCCGTCGAGAGGTAGACCGACTCGCAGTCGGGACACTCGTAGAGGCGAGTCTGCTGCCGTCCGTCCCCGGCCGACTCCGCGTCGGCGCCGTCGTCCGAACTCGCGCCGTCGCCGACGAGCCTCGTTACGAACCCCAGCACGTCACCGCCACTCCTCGAGGGTCCGTTCACCGCCGACCTCGACGGCGAGCCAGGCGTCGTCGCGGTCGACGGCGGCGAGGATGAACGCGTCCGTCCCCTTGACGGCGTCGTAAGCGCCGAGGACCGGCGGCCGCTCCGCGTCCGTCCACGCCAGTCGCCGGTTCGACTCGACGGAGGCAGTACGACTCCGGTCGTGTGTCTCGTCTCCTGTCATGGTGCCACACCCACCACGGTGTGAACAGCACGTGGCACACGACCCACATCAGTATGAGCCAGCTACCACCCAGATAGTTACCGATTAATCTCCACGCCGGTAGCTAGACGGCGCACATCAGCACTGAATCAGAGGTCGCCGACGGCCGACTCGACCTCCTCGCGCGGCACCGGGTAGATCCACTCGTCGGTGTCCCAGGCGTACCGGACCGTCCCCTCGTCGTCGAGGACGAAGACGGCGCGGCGGGCGGTCTTCGTGCCGGCCATCCCCTCGCGTTCGACGAGGAGGCCGTAGGCGTCGGCCGCGTCGGCGTTGAGGTCCGAGAAGATGGAGAAGGGGCTGTCGAGCTGCCGGAGGAACTCGTTGATGGAGTACGGTCCGTCCCGGACGACGCCGTAGACGGGGAAGCCGTCGAAGTCGTCCCAGCCGGCGTGCTCGTAGCGGAACCACCAGTTCTGCGCGATGGCCGAGAAGACGAAGCCGTCGAAGACGAGGACGGCGCCGCGGTCGCCGAGCGCGTCGTGCAGCGCCGTCGGCCGGAACGTCTCGCCGTCGCACAGCAGTGCCTCGAACGCGGGCGCGTCGTCGCCGACTGCGGGTGGCATACCGTCACACCCGTCGGCCGGCGACTTAAACGCCCCGTCCCCGGCGGCTGCGGGTATTTATTGGCGCCGCCCGCGTAGGCGTGGGTATGTCCGTCACGTACTACAGGCTGGAGGGGTGTCCCTACTGCGAGTTCGTCACCGACAAGCTCGACGAACTCGACGTCGAGTACGACAGCGTCTGGGTCGAGGGGCTCCACTCCAAGCGCAACGAGGTCAAGGCGATCACCGGCCAGCGGCAGGTCCCGGCCATCGTCGACGAGGAGTACGGCGTCTCGATGAGCCAGTCGGCCCGCATCTTCGAGTACCTGGAGACGACCTACGGCGACGCCGACTCGTCGTCGGAGGTCGACGTCGAGTTCTGAACCGTGGCCCAGGGAATCACCCACTTCGCCGTCGGGGCGACCCTGACGACGCTCCTCGAGACCCTCGCGGTCCCCGACGTCCGCTACCCGCGGGTGTGGGCGCTCCTCGGGGGCGGCTGGGCGATGCTCCCCGACGCCGCGAAGCTCGTCGACAGCGACGCCGTCTACGCCTTCCACTACACCCGCTGGGCCGACCTGTTCTGGGGCCACCGCACGCTGGACCGGGCCGACGCGGACGACTCGACGCTCCTCGGCGCCGTCGCGGTCGCGCTGTTCATCCTGGTCACCGCGGTCGCCGAGCACCGGGAGTATCGGACGCCGGGCGTCGCCGAATCCGAGTAGCGCCGCGTCCCGGTCAGTCGTCCAGTTCGTGGGGGTCGAGCCCCGGGTCCTCGACCGGCGGCGCGCCCACGGAGAGGACGATCCCCTGGTCGTCGCCGACGTAGCGGTGTCCGTGGCCGATCTCGGGTTTGGCGACCCAGAACGAGCCCTCGTCGGCGTCGACGTACTCCGCCTCGCCGGAGCGGCCGAGCTTCAGCGAGAACTCTCCCTGGACGACGAAGTACAGCTCCTCCTGCTCGCTGTGGGCGTGGTACTGGATCTCCTCGCCCGGTTCGAAGTACCAGACGGTCGCGCGCATCTCGGAGAGGCCGAGCTGGTCGCCGACGGGCTTGATGTCCAGGTCCGGCGGCACCCCCTCGATCTCCGAGAGGTCCGTGACCGGTACGTCGTCGAGGTCGATGACCTTGTAGTCCATGGCGACCGTCAACACGGAGCGGAGGGGCAAAAAGGGTCGCGTCGGTCAGTCCTCGACGGCGTCGACGAGCGCCGGCAGCGCCTCGGTGACGTCCTCGCGGAAGTCGTACTCGGCGCGGTCCGAGACGGCGGTCCGGTCGAGGTTGACGACGATCAGGGTCGCGCCGCTCTCGGCGGCCTTCCGCGGCAGCGACGCGGCCGGTTCGACGGTGAGCGACGAGCCGACCGCGAGGAAGGCGTCGGCGCTCTCCGCGGCCGAGTGCGCCCGGAACAGCGCCTCGTCGGGGAGCTGTTCCCCGAAGAGGACGACGTCCGGCTTCAGCACCTCCCCGCAGTGCTCGCAGGTCGGCGGCACCTCGCCGTCGCGCACGCGGTCGAAGACCGGGTCGGCCTCGAACCGGCGGCGACAGCCCGTACAGACCACGCGGCGACCGTTGCCGTGGATCTCGATGGGGTCCGAGTTGCCGGCCGACTGGTGGAGGCCGTCGACGTTCTGGGTGACGAGCGTGTCGAGGTGGCCGGCGGCCTCCAGGTCGGCGAGCGCCTCGTGGGCGGCGTTCGGCTCGACGCCGCCGCCGAACAGCTCCTCGACGAGTTCGACGCGCTCGGCCCAGAACCCCTCGGGGTCCGAGCGGAAGCGCCTGACGTGGAAGTCGTTCGGGTCGTACTCGGTCCAGAGGCCGTCCTCGGAGCGGAAGTCGGGGATGCCGGAGGCGGTGGAGACGCCGGCGCCGGTCAACGCGACGACGGAGTCGGCGTCGCGGATCGCCGACGCGGCGAAGGAGAGTTCCCGGTCGTCCATGGGTCGACTCGGTCGGCGACGAGCAAAAATCCACGGCCGACGCGTATAGGGTCCCGACCAGGGCGGACCGGATGAAGGTCCAGTCGCCCGTCGCTACTTGTACGCGGCGATGCCCGTCAGCTCCTTGCCGACGACGAGCTGCTGGATGTCGGTGGTGCCGTCCGGGATGGTCATCGTGCGGGCGTCGCGGTAGTAGCGCTCGAGGGGGTAGTCCTTCGAGAGGCCGTTGCCGCCGTAGACCTGCAGGGCCACGTCGGCGACGTCGACGGACTTCTCGCAGACCCACCCCTTCGCCAGCGAGGAGTACATCCGGGCCTCGTCGTCGCCGGCCGCGACCTTCCGGGCGGCCTCGTAGGTGAGCAGCCGCCCGGTCTCGAGGCCGGCGCGGATCTCGTAGAGCTTCTCCTGGACGAGCTGGTGACCGCCGATGGGGCCGCCGAAGACCTCCCGGTCCTTCGAGTAGTCGAGGGCCGCCTCGTAGGCCGCCTGCATGATGCCGACCGACATCGCCGCCATCCCGGTCCGCATGTACGCGAACATCGCGTTCAGCGGGTTCTGGTTCTGGAACATCTCGTTGTCGGTGATGTCGGACTCTCCGGAGGCGATCATCTTCGTCACCGCGTTCATCAGCTTGTTGTCCTCGGGAACCCGGACCTCGTCGAAGAAGATCTGACCGGTCGGAGAACCCTTCCAGCCGAGCTTGTGCAGCTCTCGGGTCTCGACGTCGTTGGTGACGGTGTCGACGATGAAGAAGTCGCGCTGCTCGGCGTCCTCGTCGTAGGCGACGACCAGCGCCATGTCGGCGATGGGCGCGTTCGAGACCCACGTCTTCTCGCCGTCGATGACGTACTCGTCGCCGTCCTTCGTCGCCGTCGTCCCGGGGTGGGCCGTGTCGGAGCCGCCGTCCGGTTCGGTGACGGCCATGCAGCCGATGCAGGACCCCTCGTCGAGCCTGTCGCGCAGTGCGTCCTGGGTCTCCTCGCCGGCGTACCGGGCGAAGATCGTCGGGAACGACATGTTCAGCGTCACGTTCAGCGACGGCCAGATGCGCGATATCTCCTCGGAGGTGACTGCGTAGGTCAGCGGGTCGTCGAAGCCCTCGCCCTCGACGGAGCCCGGACCGATGCCCAGTTCGCCGAGCATCTGCTGGTACTGGATGGCCTCGTCCTTGCTCATCGCCTCCCGGTCGGCCTCCGGCAGGTCCGGCTGGATCTCCTCCTCCAGGAACTCCCGCAGCGAACTCCGGATCATCTCGTGCTCCTCGTCCAGGTGGGCACTCATGGGAGGGAATGACGGGCATACCAGCAAATCGGTTTACCGTCTCATGGGAGGCGGTTTATGTGACGGTAGTGCCGTCGAAATATCGGTTCGAGGGAACGCTGGACCGCGAACTCCCGGTCAGTCCCGCTCGGCGGAGCGAACGCCCGACGGGAGTTCCACCCGCCCGCCCTCCGCCTCCGTCTCGGGGAACATCTTCCCGGGGTTGAGAATGTCCTTCGGGTCGAAGGCGGCCTTCAGCGCGCGCATCGCCTGGACCCCGCCCTCGCCGTGCTCCAGTTCGAGGAACTTCTGTTTCCCCATGCCGATGCCGTGCTCGCCGGTGGCGGTCCCGCCCCACGAGATGGCCTTCTCGACGATCGAGTCGTAGATCTCCTCGGCGGTCTCGACCATCTCCTCGTCGTCGGGGTCGACGAGCACCGTGTAGTGGACGTTGCCGTCGCCGGCGTGGCCGAAGCAGGGTAGCAGGACGTCGTGCTCCTCGCCGAGGTCCTTCGCGTAGCGGATGATGTCGGGGTACCGGCTGATGGGGACGGTGACGTCGCCGGGGTGCCGCGGCTCGAGGTCGGGGTCGTACTGCTGGACGGCGAAGGCGAGTTCGTCGCGGGCGCGCCAGAGTTCGTCCATCCGCTCCTCGTCGGCGATCTCGAACTCCGCGACGTCGTGGGAGTCGACGATGGTCCGGAAGAAGTCGATCTCCTCGTCGACGTTGTGGTTGGCGTGGAACTCGAAGAAGATCATCGAGCCGTCCGGGAGCCCGGTGTCGAAGTAGCGGTTGGCCATCTCCGCGGCCAGCGGGTCGATGAGCTCGATCTTCGCGACGTCGACGCCGGAGCGGACGACGTCGAAGACCGCCTCAGCGGCGTCGTCCATCGACTCGAAGACCGCGCGGCCGCCCTTGATCTGCTCGGGGAGCCCCTCCAGTTCCAGGGTGGCGCGCGTGACGACGCCGAGGGTGCCCTCGCTGCCGACGATGACGTCCTTGAGGTTGTACCCCGAAGAGGTCTTGACGGCCTTGCTGCCGGTCTCGATGACGGTGCCGTCGGCGAGGACGACCTCCAGTTCCAGCACCCAGTCGCCGACCTCGCCGTACTTGACGGTCTTCTGGCCGGAAGCGTCGTTGACGATCATGCCGCCGATGGTCGAGAGGTTGGCCGACGACGGCATCGGCGGGAAGAACATGCCGTGCTCGGCGGCCGTCTCGTCGACGACGTTGCCCATCACGCCGGGTTCGACGTCGATCTGGAAGTCGTCGGGGCGGACGTCCAGGACGTCGTCCATCTTCGTCATGTCCAGGCTGATCCCCTTGAACAGCGGGACGGCGTTGCCCTCCATCGACGTGCCGGCGGCGTATGGCGTCACCGGCACCTCGCGGTCGTTGGCCGCCTCGAGGACCGTCGCGACGTCGGCGGTCGAGGCCGGCCAGACGACGGCGTCGGGCGTCACGCCGAGGCCGGCCTCCTGGGCGACCCAGTCGGCGGCGTGGCTCTCGCGAGCCGAGTCGTCGAAGGAGACCTCCCCGTCAAGGTCGAGGTCCGAGAGGAACGAGCAGTCGTACGTCATACCTCCACAGGGAGAGCGGACCCGCTTAAAGGTGTCCGCGTCGCAGGGAGGATGTTTAACTCGTCACCCCCGGCCGAACGTTTATGTGATGGTCGGTGGACATCTCGGCGATGGTCGAAACGCCGACAGGAGGTCACGAGGAAGCGATCGGGGTTCTCGACATCCTGCTCGGCGTCTCACCGGTCGTCTTCGTCGTGGGACTGCTCACCGGTCTCGCCGCGTCGGGATGTGCATACCCGTTGGCGAGACGGGTGGACGCCGGGTTCATCCCGTCCGATCGGTTCGGGCGTCGGCAACACCTGACCCCGATGGCGCTAGGCGGCGTCGGGTTGCTGGCGTCCGCGTGGATCGCGGTGGCCGCGGCTGACGTCTGGCGGGTCGACGCGATTTGGTGGACGCTGGCCCGGAACGTCCTCGTCGGCGGCTCGCTGGCAGTCCCCGTCCAGGTTCTGCAGTACCAGGACGCGGATTCGGAGCGTCGGCGAGCGAGCCGGTACGTTTACACCACCTTCGTCCTCGCTTGGACAGCGATCGCGTCGCTCGTTACGGTCCTGTTGTTCGGCGCTTGACGTTGCATCGGTCGAATCGACCCGGTTCGGCCAGGAGCTTAACAGTTTGTCGTATGAACCGATTCAAGGGTTAACGTTGATAAGGAAGGCGACTCCACGTCACGGCATGACCATGCGAGCAGCCGAGATCACCGAGTTCGGCGACGCCGACGTCCTGGACGTATCGGAGACGGACCGACCCGAGCCCCGCGAGGGGCAGGTGCTGATCGACGTCGAGGCCGCCGGCATCAACTTCGCGGACATCATGCAGCGCCGCGGCCACTACCAGGGCGGCCCGGAGCCGCCGTACGTCCCCGGCATGGAGGTCGCGGGCACCATCGCCGAGACCGGCGACGGCGTCGACCGCGACGAGGGAGAGGAGGTCGTCTCGCTCGTCAACGGCGGGGGTTACGCCGAGTACGCGATCGCGGACGCCCGTGGGCTGCTCGACGTTCCCGGCGACATGAGCTACGAGGAGGCCGCCGGCTTCCCGGTCCAGTGGCTCACCGCCCACAACTGCCTCCACGAGTGGGGCGAAATCGAGGAGGGCGAGACGGTCCTGATTCACGCCGCGGCAGGCGGCGTCGGCAGCGCCGCCGTCCAGCTGGCCGACGAGGCCGGCGCGGAGGTCGTCGGCACCGCCTCGACCGAGGAGAAGCTCGAGATGGCCGCCGACCTCGGGATGGACCACGGCATCCGCTACACCGAGGAGGACTTCGTCGACCGGGTCGACGAGATCACCGACGGAGCGGGCGTCGACCTCGTGCTGGACGGCATCGGCAGCGACACGACCGACCGTAGCCTCGACGCGCTCGCGTCGTTCGGCCGGATGGTCTCCTACGGCGCCGCCGGCGGCGAACCCGGGCGGCCGAACACCGCGGACCTCCTGTTCGGCAACAAGCGCGTCATCGGCTACCACCTCGGCCGCGCTATCGACCAGAAGCCGATGAAGGTCATGGGTGCGGTCCCGGAGCTGACCCAGCTGCTGGGCGACGGCACCCTCGAGGTGCAGGTGGGCCACACCTTCGACCTCGAAGAGGCCGCGGAGGCCCACCAGTTCATCGAGGACCGCAAGTCCAGCGGGAAGGTCGTCCTGCTGCCGTAGCGTTCCCTGGCCGACGTTCTCGTCAGCGCTCGTCGTCGGTGTCGCGACGAGCGGCCCGCTCGGCCTCCTGGCGGTCCATCGTCTCCCGCTGGCCGTGTTCGGCCCGGACCGCGGCGTAGAGCACGAGCGGGAACGCGACGCACGCGATCAGGACGAGGACGACCGCGCCGGACGTCATCCGAGGAAGACGTCGACGATGTCGCTCGACCCGGGCGTGGTGTCCCGGTAGAGCTCCGAGTAGCCGCAGTTCGTACAGGAGACGACCTTGAAGCTGTTCGTCTGGATGTCGAACATCTTGCTCAGGCCGCCGCCGGTCGTCGAGATCGTACCGACCTCGGTCTCGGTGTTCCCGCACTTCTCACAGCCGCGCGCCGTATCCGATTCGGAGGGCATGGCCGTCGTTCCCCGCGGAATCGTAATATGCTTTTCTCCCGTCGAGGTGGCGTCCAGCCGGCGGTCGGTCAGGCGACGTAACGGCGGACGTCCCCGTCGAGCCGCGAGTCGATCTCGCCCTGGCGTTCCAGCCGGGCCAGCGCGCCGAGGGACTCGAAGACGGAGAACTGCATCCGCCGGGGGTCGTCGATCCGTTCGTCGGTCACCCCGTAGGCCGTCGCCTCGCCGATGTCCGACAGCGTCGATTCGACGTCCTCGACGAGCGCGTCGAGGTCCGCCCGCGCCCGCTCGATCGCGCCGGCGGCGTCCTCGAACACCGGGCCGTGCCCCGGGTGGACGCGGTCGACGTCGTAGCCGGCCAGCCGGTCGAGGCCCTCGTAGAAGGCGTCGACGCAGTCGTAGCAGCCGCGGTCGAAGCCGGTGTGGAGCGCCGCCGGGCGGAACGGTTCGACCAGGGCGTCGCCGGCGAAGAGCTGGCCGTCGGCGAGATACGCCGCCTGGTCGATCTGGTGGCCCGGAACGTGGATCGGTTCGAACGTCACCTCGCCGGCGGCGAAGCGGTCGCCGAACGGGAGGTCGACGTCGATCTCCTCGGGCGGTAGACACGAGCGGTTCCGGTGTAGCGAGTCGACCGACTCCTCGACGGCGACGTCGACGTCCGGCAGCCCGACCTCGGTCGCGTTCGCCCGCACTGCCGCCGCGAGGTCGTCGGAGTCGCGGGCGAGCCGCTCGCGGACGCCCACTGGGGCGTACACCGTCGGGTCGGCGACGTCGACCAGTTCTGCGGCCTGGCCGTCGTGGTCGGTGTGCGGGTGGGTGACAAGGAGGTGATCGACGTCCTCGGGGTCGTACCCGGCTTCGGCGAGGCCGTCGACGAGGGCGGCCCAGCCGTCCTCGCCCGGCGTCCCGGCGTCGATCAGCACCGGTTCGGCGGCAGGAACGAGGTAGGCGTACGCGGTGTGCGGAGGCCACGGGATGTCGAACTCGATGCGGTGGGCCTGCGCCGAGGTGTGTGCCATCCGGTCGCCCGGTTCGACGGGCCCGGCTATAAAGCGCACGCCGTCGAGCGACGCCGCTACAGCCAGGGGAGTTCGATGCGGTCCCGGCGGCCGTCGAGGAGGGCGAACCGTTCCTCGCGCCGGACCTCGAGCCAGCGGAGCAGGCGCTCGGCCCACAGCAGCTTCCGTGCCTTCTCTGGGCCCACCGAGGAGTCGTCGAACTGCCAGCCCGGGAAGACGAGACGGTCGGCGCCGCAGGCGTCGGCGAGGAACGCCGCCCGGTCGCCGTCGGTGAAGCCGCCGGGGTTGGCGACCGGCGGGGTCGGCTCGGCCTGGGTCGTCGGGAGGACGGCGTCGGCGTCGAACGTCGGGACGACCTCGCGGACCGCGTCAACGTTGTCGCCGTGGGCGTGGACCGCGACGGGCGTTCCCGCCTCGGTCAGTCCACGGGCGGTGTCGGGGTTCTTGTCGAGGTCGGTCACCATGCAGTCGACGGCGACCCCGGCGTCCCGCAGGACGTCCACGGCCGTCGAGGCGGCGACGACGGTGTCAGCCGCTCGCGCAGCGTCGAGGTCGCCGGCCAGCGTCGGAGCGGCGCCGCAGACGGCGACGGTCCCCGAGAACCGGAGGTCCTCGAGACCGAGCGGCGTCTCGTCGGCCAGCAACGCCGCCAGTACGTCCCGCGACCGCTCGTCGGCCGCCCGGTCGTAGCCGAGATCGGCCAGTATCGCCCCGTACGCCGGTCGCCAGTCCTGGTATTGCATAGCCACTATAAGACGTGAAGACTGGGCCCAGAGCGCACCAAGGTACCCCTACCCAGATGTGCCCCCCGGGCTTCCAGTCGGGGCTTCCGGTCGATTCGCCATAAGTTTTCCCGTGACGTACGCCGCCCGTACGCCGGTCGTCAGACTACGCGAGGTCGTCGCAGACTCGCGCCAGCGCGCGGTCGACGGTCGGGTGTTCCGGGGTCGCCGACTCCCGGAGCGCCCGGAACCCTTCGGCCGTCCCGACGAGCAGCGCGCTGTCGCCGCGGAACACACGTACGTCCGTCTCACTGGC includes:
- a CDS encoding DUF7556 family protein, whose product is MTGDETHDRSRTASVESNRRLAWTDAERPPVLGAYDAVKGTDAFILAAVDRDDAWLAVEVGGERTLEEWR
- a CDS encoding glutaredoxin family protein, translating into MSVTYYRLEGCPYCEFVTDKLDELDVEYDSVWVEGLHSKRNEVKAITGQRQVPAIVDEEYGVSMSQSARIFEYLETTYGDADSSSEVDVEF
- a CDS encoding FAD-binding oxidoreductase — encoded protein: MTYDCSFLSDLDLDGEVSFDDSARESHAADWVAQEAGLGVTPDAVVWPASTADVATVLEAANDREVPVTPYAAGTSMEGNAVPLFKGISLDMTKMDDVLDVRPDDFQIDVEPGVMGNVVDETAAEHGMFFPPMPSSANLSTIGGMIVNDASGQKTVKYGEVGDWVLELEVVLADGTVIETGSKAVKTSSGYNLKDVIVGSEGTLGVVTRATLELEGLPEQIKGGRAVFESMDDAAEAVFDVVRSGVDVAKIELIDPLAAEMANRYFDTGLPDGSMIFFEFHANHNVDEEIDFFRTIVDSHDVAEFEIADEERMDELWRARDELAFAVQQYDPDLEPRHPGDVTVPISRYPDIIRYAKDLGEEHDVLLPCFGHAGDGNVHYTVLVDPDDEEMVETAEEIYDSIVEKAISWGGTATGEHGIGMGKQKFLELEHGEGGVQAMRALKAAFDPKDILNPGKMFPETEAEGGRVELPSGVRSAERD
- a CDS encoding MBL fold metallo-hydrolase; amino-acid sequence: MAHTSAQAHRIEFDIPWPPHTAYAYLVPAAEPVLIDAGTPGEDGWAALVDGLAEAGYDPEDVDHLLVTHPHTDHDGQAAELVDVADPTVYAPVGVRERLARDSDDLAAAVRANATEVGLPDVDVAVEESVDSLHRNRSCLPPEEIDVDLPFGDRFAAGEVTFEPIHVPGHQIDQAAYLADGQLFAGDALVEPFRPAALHTGFDRGCYDCVDAFYEGLDRLAGYDVDRVHPGHGPVFEDAAGAIERARADLDALVEDVESTLSDIGEATAYGVTDERIDDPRRMQFSVFESLGALARLERQGEIDSRLDGDVRRYVA
- a CDS encoding SIR2 family NAD-dependent protein deacylase, coding for MDDRELSFAASAIRDADSVVALTGAGVSTASGIPDFRSEDGLWTEYDPNDFHVRRFRSDPEGFWAERVELVEELFGGGVEPNAAHEALADLEAAGHLDTLVTQNVDGLHQSAGNSDPIEIHGNGRRVVCTGCRRRFEADPVFDRVRDGEVPPTCEHCGEVLKPDVVLFGEQLPDEALFRAHSAAESADAFLAVGSSLTVEPAASLPRKAAESGATLIVVNLDRTAVSDRAEYDFREDVTEALPALVDAVED
- a CDS encoding acyl-CoA dehydrogenase family protein; the protein is MSAHLDEEHEMIRSSLREFLEEEIQPDLPEADREAMSKDEAIQYQQMLGELGIGPGSVEGEGFDDPLTYAVTSEEISRIWPSLNVTLNMSFPTIFARYAGEETQDALRDRLDEGSCIGCMAVTEPDGGSDTAHPGTTATKDGDEYVIDGEKTWVSNAPIADMALVVAYDEDAEQRDFFIVDTVTNDVETRELHKLGWKGSPTGQIFFDEVRVPEDNKLMNAVTKMIASGESDITDNEMFQNQNPLNAMFAYMRTGMAAMSVGIMQAAYEAALDYSKDREVFGGPIGGHQLVQEKLYEIRAGLETGRLLTYEAARKVAAGDDEARMYSSLAKGWVCEKSVDVADVALQVYGGNGLSKDYPLERYYRDARTMTIPDGTTDIQQLVVGKELTGIAAYK
- a CDS encoding 6-hydroxymethylpterin diphosphokinase MptE-like protein, with translation MQYQDWRPAYGAILADLGYDRAADERSRDVLAALLADETPLGLEDLRFSGTVAVCGAAPTLAGDLDAARAADTVVAASTAVDVLRDAGVAVDCMVTDLDKNPDTARGLTEAGTPVAVHAHGDNVDAVREVVPTFDADAVLPTTQAEPTPPVANPGGFTDGDRAAFLADACGADRLVFPGWQFDDSSVGPEKARKLLWAERLLRWLEVRREERFALLDGRRDRIELPWL
- a CDS encoding zinc ribbon domain-containing protein; translation: MPSESDTARGCEKCGNTETEVGTISTTGGGLSKMFDIQTNSFKVVSCTNCGYSELYRDTTPGSSDIVDVFLG
- a CDS encoding peroxiredoxin family protein — translated: MPPAVGDDAPAFEALLCDGETFRPTALHDALGDRGAVLVFDGFVFSAIAQNWWFRYEHAGWDDFDGFPVYGVVRDGPYSINEFLRQLDSPFSIFSDLNADAADAYGLLVEREGMAGTKTARRAVFVLDDEGTVRYAWDTDEWIYPVPREEVESAVGDL
- a CDS encoding quinone oxidoreductase family protein, whose protein sequence is MRAAEITEFGDADVLDVSETDRPEPREGQVLIDVEAAGINFADIMQRRGHYQGGPEPPYVPGMEVAGTIAETGDGVDRDEGEEVVSLVNGGGYAEYAIADARGLLDVPGDMSYEEAAGFPVQWLTAHNCLHEWGEIEEGETVLIHAAAGGVGSAAVQLADEAGAEVVGTASTEEKLEMAADLGMDHGIRYTEEDFVDRVDEITDGAGVDLVLDGIGSDTTDRSLDALASFGRMVSYGAAGGEPGRPNTADLLFGNKRVIGYHLGRAIDQKPMKVMGAVPELTQLLGDGTLEVQVGHTFDLEEAAEAHQFIEDRKSSGKVVLLP
- a CDS encoding cupin domain-containing protein codes for the protein MDYKVIDLDDVPVTDLSEIEGVPPDLDIKPVGDQLGLSEMRATVWYFEPGEEIQYHAHSEQEELYFVVQGEFSLKLGRSGEAEYVDADEGSFWVAKPEIGHGHRYVGDDQGIVLSVGAPPVEDPGLDPHELDD